In one Bactrocera tryoni isolate S06 chromosome 5, CSIRO_BtryS06_freeze2, whole genome shotgun sequence genomic region, the following are encoded:
- the LOC120777657 gene encoding monocarboxylate transporter 14, with translation MGDTNALGSGTRLRKFDRTDSEVACEEAARLTADLQEGTVSPDDEDDLSEYGELPPPPDGGYGWVICFASFMCNMIVDGIAYTFGIFLGEFVDYFGEGKGKVAWVGSLLSGVYLSAGPIVSALANKYGCRAVCIAGSVVGCIAFVLSTMSTSINMLMLTYGVIGGFGFGMIYLPAVVAVGYYFETKRSLATGIAVCGSGFGTFAFAPLATYLLQLYGWKNALLIFAGLILNCAIFGAMMRPLTYPKKKKVKPLMQRMYEEKQLQLERGSIAGSHFMVQLPDGTMERKLKMPLNADPGVHSSLNLELLAQQGSLHPVSTLPTITEAKVVEYQTGAQSPPTVDSNGQLDVKRSGRRSHRNSETETSPYNSVDAMTRNASQPAFMADHQSLPKNGSVPSFNRVRKTSASERFQPSLAAIRASSRGDLDSNGVEMGFTSSKISLSQSQSSGKMVRPMSRKDIFYSGSVTNLPQYQSQKSLTNYRNSVLSLTKYEKSMQSVRVHDPLAEAEKGRGQYDLCPCLTIPDSIKSVFNTMLDVSLLKDPVFMLIGVSNIFGMAGLYVPFVYLVDAAKKDGIEDSSASFLLSIIGITNTFGRVICGYVADFPKVDSLFLNNICLLISTVAVTLTPLCSSYGAYVTMSIFFGVAISGYISLTSIILVDLLGLDKLTNAFGLLILFRGFAAIIGSPLAGAVYDATQSYDLPFYMAGGLFALSTITSFMAPCLKRCTTSDETPMQIDTLTPIDEEQGEEAEDEEDQPITIVPKIVKTLPSPQHEETDRGFPSETNKSGAESKL, from the coding sequence atgggtGATACAAATGCACTGGGTTCCGGTACGCGTCTACGTAAATTCGATCGTACAGACAGTGAAGTTGCATGTGAAGAAGCCGCGCGCCTTACCGCCGACCTGCAGGAAGGCACCGTCAGTCCGGACGATGAGGATGATCTCAGCGAATACGGCGAGCTGCCACCACCGCCAGACGGCGGTTACGGTTGGGTCATCTGCTTTGCGTCGTTTATGTGCAACATGATTGTTGACGGTATCGCGTACACGTTCGGTATATTCCTTGGTGAATTCGTCGATTATTTTGGTGAAGGCAAAGGCAAAGTGGCCTGGGTAGGCAGTTTACTGAGTGGTGTTTATCTGAGCGCTGGTCCAATTGTGTCCGCGTTAGCGAATAAATATGGTTGCCGTGCAGTATGCATTGCCGGTAGCGTTGTGGGTTGTATTGCATTCGTACTGAGCACGATGAGCACGTCCATTAACATGCTGATGCTAACATACGGTGTGATCGGAGGTTTCGGCTTCGGTATGATTTACCTGCCTGCGGTTGTGGCTGTCGGTTATTATTTTGAAACGAAACGCTCACTGGCCACGGGTATTGCGGTATGTGGCTCTGGTTTCGGTACGTTCGCCTTCGCGCCATTAGCTACGTATTTGTTGCAGTTGTATGGCTGGAAGAATGCACTACTCATCTTCGCGGGTCTCATTTTGAATTGTGCCATATTTGGCGCTATGATGCGTCCACTCACCTACCCCAAAAAGAAGAAGGTTAAACCGCTCATGCAGCGTATGTACGAGGAGAAGCAATTGCAATTGGAACGTGGTTCAATTGCTGGTTCACATTTCATGGTACAGCTGCCGGACGGCACCATGGAGCGTAAGCTGAAAATGCCACTCAATGCCGATCCCGGTGTACACTCTAGTCTCAATTTGGAATTGCTCGCCCAACAGGGTTCATTACATCCCGTCTCAACCCTACCAACTATAACCGAAGCAAAGGTGGTCGAATATCAAACTGGCGCACAAAGTCCACCAACTGTCGATAGCAATGGACAACTGGATGTGAAGCGTAGCGGTAGGCGTTCACATCGTAATTCGGAAACCGAGACCAGCCCTTACAACTCTGTGGATGCAATGACACGCAATGCCTCACAGCCCGCCTTTATGGCAGACCATCAAAGTCTTCCAAAGAATGGTTCGGTGCCTTCTTTTAATCGTGTACGCAAGACGTCAGCCAGCGAACGTTTCCAGCCATCCTTAGCTGCCATACGTGCATCATCGCGCGGCGATCTCGACAGCAATGGTGTTGAAATGGGATTTACCTCATCGAAAATATCGCTCTCACAGAGTCAGTCCAGTGGCAAAATGGTACGTCCAATGTCACGTAAAGATATCTTCTACTCCGGATCTGTGACAAATCTGCCACAATACCAGTCGCAAAAATCGCTCACGAATTACCGCAACTCCGTGCTATCGTTAACCAAATATGAAAAGAGCATGCAAAGTGTACGTGTACATGATCCGTTGGCTGAAGCTGAAAAAGGACGTGGACAATACGATCTTTGTCCCTGTCTCACCATACCAGACTCTATTAAATCCGTATTCAATACAATGTTGGACGTCAGCTTATTGAAAGATCCAGTTTTTATGCTTATCGGCGTCTCCAATATATTCGGCATGGCCGGTTTGTACGTGCCATTTGTGTATCTCGTGGATGCGGCTAaaaaagacggcatcgaagatAGCTCAGCATCATTTCTACTCTCAATTATCGGCATAACAAACACCTTTGGCAGGGTAATTTGCGGTTATGTGGCCGATTTTCCCAAAGTCGACTCACTATTTCTCAACAACATTTGCCTACTCATTTCCACGGTGGCCGTTACATTAACACCGCTTTGCTCCTCCTACGGTGCCTACGTGACCATGTCCATTTTCTTCGGTGTCGCCATCTCCGGTTACATTTCACTCACGTCAATTATACTCGTAGATCTATTGGGACTGGACAAGCTCACCAACGCCTTCGGCTTGCTGATTTTATTCAGAGGTTTTGCCGCCATAATTGGATCGCCACTAGCTGGCGCTGTTTACGATGCAACCCAAAGCTATGATTTGCCATTCTATATGGCGGGCGGTTTATTTGCGCTATCCACGATCACCAGCTTTATGGCGCCATGCCTGAAACGTTGCACCACCTCCGATGAAACACCAATGCAGATTGATACGCTAACACCAATCGATGAGGAGCAAGGTGAAGAGGCGGAAGATGAAGAGGACCAGCCCATAACGATTGTACCGAAAATTGTGAAAACTCTACCCAGTCCACAACATGAGGAGACGGACAGAGGATTTCCAagtgaaacaaataaaagtggCGCCGAATCCAAGTTATAA